agcaataataataataataataacaaaaataataaaagagaaacacTACTCGTATATATCGAATTTATCTATCGAATTTTTTtgtggaattttattttatttcttaatttttctttttacttaatagttaaacaagtattttttaataagtttgtaaatttttttttaaatatttaaagtgatttaaaaaattttaaaaagatgcaaatatatatatatatatttatatatatatatatatatatatgactgtTCAGTACCCCCATTCGGTACCTATTTTTGGGTGTGAGTAGCACCACTCATAATAAAAGGACTATTTCTacctaatttttttaactaatttccAATACAACTAcgatcattaaattttttttttaaaaaaatgatattttctgaCTTCTAACTATCACTCTTTTATCAAAGAGCACGGTTATACATCAGTCGTACTTTTCACAAACCctacatatttgtttttttttcctccatcaACACGGTGTGCTGCAGCTACATcggctgatgtaaataatttttctttatcaaattGCATCTCGAAgcatcaaaatttcaaaatgcaCATACTTGCAGTTTGATATGTGGAAACAATGAGTATAGTTGGTTTGAAttgtgaaataagatgagatagttttagatgagttgaataaaatactgttagaatattatttttaatattattattttaatatttgaaaagattgaattatttattatgttttgtgtgaaaatttaaaagaattataatgataagatgaaatgagatgaaactatttttGAATCCTAACATATTGCCACGTGActtctttttaatgaaatttttggatCAAGTTATTGTAGAGGTCGAGtatgaaataatttaagataatgATACATCTGCAACTACTTTACAATTAGTTTaccattcattttaaatcaactaatataattatgatacttcattaaaagataatttcaattttatttaactacccttcattttaaatagactaataaaCTAGTTACagattaattataaacttatcattttctaataatttatgCTCTTTTCAACAAACGAATaaagaatacatttttttattttctcgagaatttattgtacttttttttttttttaaatcagaaTTTATTGTACTTAATAATAAGAAACATCGACCTTTATATagttgtattctttttattatagagaaaaagttaatcCATGCTCATGCTATAAATGTACCCGTCTGAAGTTCAAGGCCAAGACAACGCACTCACCCACCTCATTCCCTccagtaataaaataaaaaaaacacagcaGGAAAACCGAAAAACACACTCCCAAAACTCACGAAACCTCCCGCTCACGGAATGATTGAAGAGAGACAAGGCGGTGCACCCCACGGCGTCTTACTGGCCGTGGTGGTGGCCCTCGTGCTTGTGGTGCCGTCCCTCGTCGGTGACCAAGGTGAGGCCATCACCGCTGCCATCGCCGAGCTGCTGAGCCCTGTGGGACTTCTGCTCCTCCCCAtcgtcctcctcctcatcatccAGTTCCTTTCCTCCGAGCGTGGCTCCTTCATCTCTAGCATGTTCTCGACCGGCGAGCCCGACACCATCCACAGGGTTAGCGGTTCGCCGGTGGGAGTCGCGCTCGTTCTGATAATGATTTTGTTCCTCCTCTACAATCGCGTATCGATCTTTGGCGGTGGCGATGATTCCGGTGACTAGCAACACGTACGGTTGTGTGGATCTGGATTTTTTCTATGCTTATTTGTTCTCTCTccttgttttttggttttttacttttgtatatCGGGGGTATTGGTACGGTACTTTACGGACGTAGAGTTTTCATGTTCGATGGTATTCTGGTCATTGACTATAGTGGAGTTTGAGAGCTTTGATTGGTAATACTGTAATTACCCTTAATGCACCTGTTTAAATGCAGTattgtttatcatttttaatgtaATTATGTTGATGTTGGAGGACATTATCGCCTTTTCGAAGAGCTATAGGAAAGTTAATTGGTGCAGGGTTGAATGTGAAGTGACATCTGAGGGTCAGCGGTCGGGGCCAGGTGGCGCGGGTGTCTCTGGTGGCTGTCTCCCTCTTGTCCCCTTCTCTCTCATTACTTTTTGTCGTTTGTTGGGGTTCTTTTTGTGGCTTTTCTTGGCTCTCTGTTCAGCATGCGTTCTTGTTCGAGAAATGTTATGGAAAATGCCTAGTGCTCCCACAGAGCATTAATATTGATCTGTCTATTTTgtctaaaatttttacattagcttatatatatattattattattaattttttactaaaattaattttttatacatattttataattagcatTCACTACatatatttgatattaataatacaaatacaataataaaaaatataagaaaatgaaaaaaaatatataatatattataataataaaataaatgtacaaGTGAAAGTTTGTTGTGTCGttgaaagtgagagaaaatgaaagtattgtgagagagtgggaggagagaaataataattaaaatatgatttgtagtGTGAATAgtagttttttaaatttggataAGTATTGTTTATAAGtagctaaatatttagatatgcataagtcaatgtgGAAGATTTTAGggtcatattatgtaaatatgattatgtatatgcatagatcaatgttaatgctcttagtTTTGCTctcatattttagtttttttttccttaattattaataaagtgactgctagtatttataaaaaaaatgactaatagtaaatttataattttttttaaatatttaaagatgtttaaaaaatatttgaaaacaaaattataattacactaCTAATAACTTTGAAGTGATAAAATGATGGGATTGAATAGCAACATCTAAATGTTATTGCATGCTGATCGAGTGGGAGCGGGTCAACAAGCAATAACAGGAAGGTGTCTACCATACAGCCCGAACAGTGGCGTCGTTGCCAGCAAGGTTACTTTCGGAAAAGAGCCTTCAGAGTTAACGTGCCTCTGAGCTCTACAATTGCCTGAGGTGGATCCAGAGGGTCGACGGGCTCTCTGACCACTTCGCACGGGATACAACAAGCATATTCTAACATTAATAGCAATTCTCATCAGAAAATAGAAGTTCGCCAACATCATAAAAAACAATAACGTTGGAAGAACGTACATCTTTCGACAAGGCTTAGGATGAGTCCAATCTTACAAATTGTTTGCCTCTTTTTACCATTTTAGTAAAGGTTAGCAGACAGCAAATGTCAGGAATCGCCCAGCCTCCCAGGCATCCAAATAGGCGGGCAAGTCGCTTGACTGCTTGGCCAACTTTCGTACACACTTTATGTGGTCGAGCCTACCTGCTGCTTCCTTAGACGAGCTACGTGCTCCGTGCGGTTGAGCCTACCTTCCGCTTATCTTGCCAGGAGGTGTACGCGCCTTACGCATCTTACACGTACGGCTATAAAAAAAACTGGTGAACTAGTAAACCAGACCTAACCGGTAGGTTTGGTTCGGTACCGagtttggttcggtccggtatcggttttatttttctcaaaaccagtCAAAATCGATCCGattctggtttttctttttctaaaaccggaccggacatgttcatatatatatattataatttttatattgtatataatttttatatataatatataattatatataaaatagttttgtattatatgctaaattactaattaatataatattaaattttaaaatcttatatcactatatattatatattataatatatcactatagtatataatacaattataatatatataatatactataatatattatcactatagtattatatactataatatattattatatatatatatattatataatataatatagtatattaaaaccgAAAAATCAGACCGAACTGAACTGGAACCGAAAAAATCTAAAGTACCAATTTAGGGGAGTAACCGGTGCGGAatcggttcttgaaaatgcaaaatcggTGAATATCGGTtcgatcctaaattttgtctaaaactaaATTAAACAGGACCGGTTACATCCCTACTTACACAGTCGAGCTCATCTCCTGTCTAGCTTGACTGCCCAGCCACCTTTCGTACGCATCTTATATGGTCAAGCTTACCTCCCGCTTATCTCGCTAGAACAGACTTCATGCCCGACCTCCCCGATATCCAAATAGGTGGGCAAGTCACTTGACTACCCGGCCACCTTTTGTACGCATCTTATGCGGTCGAGATTACCTCCCACTTACCTCGATGGGATGAGTTTTGCGCTCTGTGCTTCGTGCAATCGAATCAACCTCCTGCTCGCGTCCGAATTGGCGAAGACTATTCATTTATGCGGTCGAGCCCCTCATggtatcaaatattttttgttggagAGTAATGCTATTCATCTTATTGACCATTTTAGGgtcaaatgattgaaaaattatttattcttttttatttatctgcTGATTATATGATGTGACACTAGAATAtgataaaagaattatagttaaaaagatgataaataatatttgtcgTCATCCGGTGCACAACACAAAATGCACTGCCCATACAAATTGTACAGCAGTTGCTAGTGCGTATTAGGGTTGTGCAAATTTTCGAGAATTTTGACTCTGTCCGACCTCAATTGCAGACATGATATCTATGCGGACGCACATTATTTGACTAGTGCGTGGTACtttgttcaaattttgaaaattttttataacataactATGCGGACATATGGATTCAAATATACGACTGCAAAATAGTTGTGCTAACTCTAGgaattgttatctgctatggttacgaggatgaagaccaaatatgataaatattaggagaatattgagaagacAAATATATTACTATTTGTGGCTATGGTCCTTGACCCCCGATATAATTTGGCCGCtatagaattttgggtaaattttgTCCTCGGGATAATGAAGGTtgcagagtttattagagtgctaaaaaatgatattgatgacttatataGTCACTGCAGCAATAGTGGTCAGCCTTCATCTGTAGCTGGTAGCCCCTCACACTCGAGGCTGACGGGGTCGACATCTTCCTTAGATGATCATGATTCATCTAGAGAGGGTACATGTCATCTTATTAtgcagcagtatcatcaacttatTGCAAcgaggaatattatgcagtgtacGTATAAGGTTGAACAATATTTtgtggaagctgtcgaggcatcTAGTGGtatatttcagttattaacttggtggaaggttaattccgtgaagtatccagtccttttcCATATAGTCTGAGATGTGCTAGTCATTCCGGTTATTACGGTTGCCTTAGAGTCGGCGTTTAGCAATGAAgatcgcgtgttggatgcttatcggagttcattgtcaccgtcaaccgtgaaGGCCCTCGTTTGCTCATAGAACTGGATAAGTGAAACACCCATTGGACTAGATATTGTTAGCATTGATGCCGAGAGTTATAGGGTTGAATCGGATAACtttataaacttttaaattactatttaattatttttaatgtttcatttatttaacttctattttttatgaCTTTATAGACCTAATTGtaaaccctaacataattgtCAACGACTGAGAGTCTAAGAGGGACGCACCTGGAGAGTTGAGATGGAGTTGAGGGACTATGGACTATGGAGAACTCCATTTCTTGGGGAGAATTAAATTCTACTTTTAtcttgttcaattttttattatcaatttttttcttctatttattgcgactttctatcttcatttcaggtaTGACCAATGGACCATTGAGTGAAATCCTGGCTGCACAAGACACAAGTGCATATAGTGTTTATGTAGTTATCTCTAAAGACTGAAGCCCCGGTTTGGATTAGagattcatctcaacttattattacaattttctcaaattttcacgcaaaatataagaaacaattcaatttttttcaaatcccacaacaataataatattaaaaaataatattcgaataatattttattcaactcacttaaaaccatttcaactcatctcaactaatctctgaatccaaacggagcTATCACTTCTCAATGTTGTAATAAATGaaactgttataacttatagttacatgttatttagtttttaaactattatatttacgttttttttttaattatctttttagtatttttttttaaagccttGGAATTGGATTTTGGTAAGCCCAAAAGTCGAAAAAGGGCCTTGATTTAGCCCAATAAatggtcggagctccgacctccatTTCGGAGTCGTAGTCGGAGCAAAAATTTTCCTCTAATAGAGGTCAAAAACGGCTACATCAACTCTATCGGAATTGGAGCTCAGCCCTAGTGCATATTTGATATCTGAAGTTTCTCTTGCTCTTTGGACGTAGatttgagtgagagagagggggggagagagagaatgtatgttcaatttcatttaatgttataCATGTACATCTCccagatattaatatatataatataattgataAATCCAGTAAAGATCATGTTATGGGGGAGAGAGAATGTATGTtcaatttcatttaatgttataCATGTACATCTCCCagacattaatatatataatataattgataAATCCAGTAAAGATCATGTTATGTATAGTAATGTAGAAGCAAGAACGTGCCTATATCACTCTCTTAAGTCTTACAGAATACATTGAgagaaatcttatttaataaatcgGTCGCAATTAAATAGTCTGAGACGGTAAGGAATTCAACTTTGCCCTTcgtttgatattatttaattgattcaGAAATCACcttcattttatcttttaaataaatagtGTTCATTTAATGGAAAATATAAGGAATTCTAgacattatattttaaaagtgaaTAGGAGATCATTATTTTAAGACAAGTTGTCTGAATGGGATCTCTCCAGAATATAGTTAGCATCCTCTGCCTCATAAAAAATTTGTCAAGGGAAAAATGAGAGATGATTTTTTACAGTTTTAGTATGTAATTTCCGTgcattttctttaagaaaatggataaatttaaaattaacataaaaaaataattttttaacgataaatttcattttttttttcaaataagtgcTGAGTT
Above is a genomic segment from Juglans microcarpa x Juglans regia isolate MS1-56 chromosome 1D, Jm3101_v1.0, whole genome shotgun sequence containing:
- the LOC121238917 gene encoding uncharacterized protein LOC121238917, coding for MIEERQGGAPHGVLLAVVVALVLVVPSLVGDQGEAITAAIAELLSPVGLLLLPIVLLLIIQFLSSERGSFISSMFSTGEPDTIHRVSGSPVGVALVLIMILFLLYNRVSIFGGGDDSGD